The following are from one region of the Cynocephalus volans isolate mCynVol1 chromosome 17, mCynVol1.pri, whole genome shotgun sequence genome:
- the OLFM1 gene encoding noelin isoform X2: MHPARKLLSLLVLVLMGTELTQVLPTNPEESWQVYSSAQDSEGRCICTVVAPQQTMCSRDARTKQLRQLLEKVQNMSQSIEVLDRRTQRDLQYVEKMENQMKGLESKFKQVEESHKQHLARQFKAIKAKMDELRPLIPVLEEYKADAKLVLQFKEEVQNLTSVLNELQEEIGAYDYDELQSRVSNLEERLRACMQKLACGKLTGISDPVTIKTSGSRFGSWMTDPLAPEGDNRVWYMDGYHNNRFVREYKSMTDFMNTDNFTSHRLPHPWSGTGQVVYNGSIYFNKFQSHIIIRFDLKTETILKTRSLDYAGYNNMYHYAWGGHSDIDLMVDENGLWAVYATNQNAGNIVISKLDPISLQILQTWNTSYPKRSAGEAFIICGTLYVTNGYSGGTKVHYAYQTNASTYEYIDIPFQNKYSHISMLDYNPKDRALYAWNNGHQILYNVTLFHVIRSDEL, encoded by the exons GTGCTGCCCACCAACCCTGAGGAGAGCTGGCAGGTGTACAGCTCTGCCCAGGACAGCGAGGGCAGGTGCATCTGCACGGTGGTCGCCCCCCAGCAGACCATGTGTTCACGGGATGCCCGCACGAAACAGCTGAGGCAGCTGCTGGAGAAG GTGCAAAACATGTCTCAATCCATAGAGGTCTTGGATAGGCGGACTCAGAGGGACTTGCAGTATGTGGAGAAGATGGAGAACCAAATGAAAGGACTGGAGTCCAAGTTCAAACAGGTGGAGGAGAGTCATAAGCAACACCTGGCCAGGCAGTTCAAG GCGATAAAAGCgaaaatggatgaacttaggcCTTTGATACCTGTGTTGGAAGAGTACAAGGCCGATGCCAAATTGGTATTGCAGTTTAAAGAGGAGGTCCAGAATCTGACGTCAGTGCTTAACGAGCTGCAAGAGGAAATTGGCGCCTATGACTACGATGAACTTCAGAGCAGAGTGTCCAATCTTGAAGAGAGGCTCCGTGCATGCATGCAAAAACTAG CTTGTGGCAAGTTGACGGGCATAAGTGACCCCGTGACCATCAAGACCTCCGGCTCAAGGTTTGGGTCCTGGATGACAGACCCTCTGGCCCCAGAAGGTGATAACAGG GTGTGGTACATGGACGGCTACCACAACAACCGCTTTGTCCGCGAGTACAAGTCCATGACTGACTTTATGAACACGGACAATTTCACCTCGCACCGCCTGCCCCACCCCTGGTCCGGCACGGGGCAGGTGGTCTACAACGGCTCCATCTACTTCAACAAGTTCCAGAGTCACATCATTATCAGGTTCGACTTGAAGACGGAGACAATCCTTAAGACGCGCAGCCTGGACTACGCAGGCTACAACAACATGTACCACTATGCCTGGGGTGGCCACTCGGACATCGACCTCATGGTGGACGAGAACGGGCTGTGGGCTGTCTATGCCACCAACCAGAACGCGGGCAACATCGTCATCAGCAAGCTGGACCCCATCTCGCTGCAGATCCTGCAGACCTGGAACACCAGCTACCCCAAGCGCAGTGCTGGAGAGGCCTTTATCATCTGCGGGACCCTCTACGTCACCAACGGCTACTCGGGGGGCACCAAGGTCCACTACGCATACCAGACCAACGCCTCCACCTACGAGTACATCGACATCCCCTTCCAGAACAAATACTCCCACATCTCCATGTTGGACTACAACCCCAAGGACCGGGCGCTGTATGCCTGGAACAATGGCCACCAGATCCTCTACAACGTCACACTCTTCCACGTCATTCGCTCTGACGAGTTGTAG
- the OLFM1 gene encoding noelin isoform X1 has translation MSVPLLKIGVVLSTMAMVTNWMSQTLPSLVGLNTTKLSAASGGTLDRSTGVLPTNPEESWQVYSSAQDSEGRCICTVVAPQQTMCSRDARTKQLRQLLEKVQNMSQSIEVLDRRTQRDLQYVEKMENQMKGLESKFKQVEESHKQHLARQFKAIKAKMDELRPLIPVLEEYKADAKLVLQFKEEVQNLTSVLNELQEEIGAYDYDELQSRVSNLEERLRACMQKLACGKLTGISDPVTIKTSGSRFGSWMTDPLAPEGDNRVWYMDGYHNNRFVREYKSMTDFMNTDNFTSHRLPHPWSGTGQVVYNGSIYFNKFQSHIIIRFDLKTETILKTRSLDYAGYNNMYHYAWGGHSDIDLMVDENGLWAVYATNQNAGNIVISKLDPISLQILQTWNTSYPKRSAGEAFIICGTLYVTNGYSGGTKVHYAYQTNASTYEYIDIPFQNKYSHISMLDYNPKDRALYAWNNGHQILYNVTLFHVIRSDEL, from the exons ATGTCGGTGCCGCTGCTCAAGATCGGGGTTGTGCTGAGCACCATGGCCATGGTCACCAACTGGATGTCCCAGACGCTGCCCTCGCTGGTGGGCCTCAACACCACCAAGCTCTCGGCGGCCAGCGGCGGGACGCTCGACCGCAGCACCGGC GTGCTGCCCACCAACCCTGAGGAGAGCTGGCAGGTGTACAGCTCTGCCCAGGACAGCGAGGGCAGGTGCATCTGCACGGTGGTCGCCCCCCAGCAGACCATGTGTTCACGGGATGCCCGCACGAAACAGCTGAGGCAGCTGCTGGAGAAG GTGCAAAACATGTCTCAATCCATAGAGGTCTTGGATAGGCGGACTCAGAGGGACTTGCAGTATGTGGAGAAGATGGAGAACCAAATGAAAGGACTGGAGTCCAAGTTCAAACAGGTGGAGGAGAGTCATAAGCAACACCTGGCCAGGCAGTTCAAG GCGATAAAAGCgaaaatggatgaacttaggcCTTTGATACCTGTGTTGGAAGAGTACAAGGCCGATGCCAAATTGGTATTGCAGTTTAAAGAGGAGGTCCAGAATCTGACGTCAGTGCTTAACGAGCTGCAAGAGGAAATTGGCGCCTATGACTACGATGAACTTCAGAGCAGAGTGTCCAATCTTGAAGAGAGGCTCCGTGCATGCATGCAAAAACTAG CTTGTGGCAAGTTGACGGGCATAAGTGACCCCGTGACCATCAAGACCTCCGGCTCAAGGTTTGGGTCCTGGATGACAGACCCTCTGGCCCCAGAAGGTGATAACAGG GTGTGGTACATGGACGGCTACCACAACAACCGCTTTGTCCGCGAGTACAAGTCCATGACTGACTTTATGAACACGGACAATTTCACCTCGCACCGCCTGCCCCACCCCTGGTCCGGCACGGGGCAGGTGGTCTACAACGGCTCCATCTACTTCAACAAGTTCCAGAGTCACATCATTATCAGGTTCGACTTGAAGACGGAGACAATCCTTAAGACGCGCAGCCTGGACTACGCAGGCTACAACAACATGTACCACTATGCCTGGGGTGGCCACTCGGACATCGACCTCATGGTGGACGAGAACGGGCTGTGGGCTGTCTATGCCACCAACCAGAACGCGGGCAACATCGTCATCAGCAAGCTGGACCCCATCTCGCTGCAGATCCTGCAGACCTGGAACACCAGCTACCCCAAGCGCAGTGCTGGAGAGGCCTTTATCATCTGCGGGACCCTCTACGTCACCAACGGCTACTCGGGGGGCACCAAGGTCCACTACGCATACCAGACCAACGCCTCCACCTACGAGTACATCGACATCCCCTTCCAGAACAAATACTCCCACATCTCCATGTTGGACTACAACCCCAAGGACCGGGCGCTGTATGCCTGGAACAATGGCCACCAGATCCTCTACAACGTCACACTCTTCCACGTCATTCGCTCTGACGAGTTGTAG